A stretch of DNA from Lotus japonicus ecotype B-129 chromosome 4, LjGifu_v1.2:
AGGACACCATACATGGGTGTGAGGCTTAACTACAATAAAAATTGTCAGCAAATTGCAGATCCATCCACATACATTGGCATTGAAATTTCAGAGAGAAAACATATATAGAATGAAggtaaagaaagaaagaaggttATGTACGTGTGTGAGTGTTGCAGGGCAAATTGGGAAATTCATGACTGCATCCTTTCCTCACTACTACTCTCCTGTTCTTCTAGATCTGCAAATCTGAGCCGTTATTTGCTATTTTTTGAACATTCTATCAAaccagcaacagcaacaacaaggaTGAGAGAGCAACTGCACAGAGCAGCGAGGAGGCTGTTGACGGCGAAGGAGCTGCGGCGGAAGGTGGCGGAGGGCTGTGGAAGTAGAAAGGAAAGTACGGCACTATAGGGTTGGGCGGCGGCGGCCGCGCGTAGTTTCCGTTACTAGATGGAGGAGGGTAATAGTAATAGGTTCCTCCGCCTCCGCCTCCGCCTCCGCCGCCACTACCACCGTTGGAtgatgatggaggaggtggtgaaGAGTAGCTGTACTGAGAGGGTGGGGGCGGAGAGTAGTAATTGTATGTGGTGGGGGGAGAagtagaaggagaaggagggggAGGGCAGTTATTGGTGGTGGAAGGAGGTGgacgtggtggtggtggcggcggagaAGGAACAGGGTTGCAGGGATTCTCACACGAACTGCACATTGTGCACTGGATCTGTTCGTGTGAAGTGGCTTTTAGGTGGTGGTGATCTGCAACTGCATCATCTCCCATTGTTACATGGATATAACAAACCATACTTGTGATGAGCAGCAAGCACAAtcttatcatcttcatcttcttcaatatTCTCATAAGCCAACAGTGAGTGACTCTTCTAGTTCTAACTAGGACACAGTATGATGAGAGTTAGGAAGATTAAGGAAAGTGTGTACTGTTGAAAAAAGAGAAAGTGGGGTGAATGAGTGAGGGGAGAGAAAGCTTGGTTGGGTAGTGACACTAGTGATATGAACTAGCTTAGGTTGTGAGTGTGTTGAGTACTGTCTCGTTTTTTCAAGCTACATTATATCCTTTTCACTAATTAATTTGCCTAGTTTCTtgcatgttttttattttaaatgtttTGTGCAGATTAAAATGATCGATGTAGACAAGACATCGGTGTTATAATAagatatgataaaaaaattttGCGAGAAAACAAATAGTTAGTGGTGTAGATTCTGTTTTACAGTCTACTGATCAATCCGTCCTAAACTACTACAGGATGAAGAATTAATTAAGCAAAAACCAAAGCTATCGTAAAAGATGAGATCGACACGTATGTTTTGGTTTTACACATCCGTCAGCAGCCATGTTTGAATTGAACACTTGCTTACTTGGAGTATGCCGTTGCTATAGTAGCTAGCTACATTAGGtagattaataaatttaattaacttaacaatctttattttcttttgcatTCACACTATATCTCTAGCAATCTCCTATATTtgtttactttatttttctcttcattttcttaatcatcatcttccacatattgcacttttttttatttgatttctcCATGTCTCTCTAGTTCATTTTAAGGGTATATACTTCATGAATGTCTACCAATTATTTGTTCCAACTTAGAAACTTCTGATCAGTATTTTGCTTTTACTGTTTTAATAACGTCATATAGCTATTTGAGTTAAATTTAGCTACCTCACACCTAAACACAAATAGATATTTTGTTATATATCATTGGTGGCTTGGGGGTAAATAAAATGTGGTACTGGTACATATCGTGAGAAAAACATTGGATGCACTTACAATAAGGCTTCAATAACATTTTGGACGGATCTTTATACTTTCTAGATTGTGTTAATGTGGCGATGCAAGAAGGAAAGGTAAAGCAAACGTAAGCTCCACGTGCTTCTTTACTCTTTTCCCCTTTGGCGCTTCCTAGTGCCTTGCCTTAGGTTAATGTTTATAACACTTTCATTCTTTTTACACGATATATAAAGTGAAAACAAAGTTTTTATACTTTATACACACGatctgaataaaataaaaaaagatatgaCAAatgataaaaggaaaaaaatattattttcgcTGGTAAGAGAAAAAAATGCAAGGTAATAATTGAAAGTATGATGTTTTATTGAAAAATTATGTGATATTATTCTATACAGAACATTATTTTTTTGTTCTGAAGTGAGGTTAATTGATTGACTGAGAAATTGCAAGGTTATAAAGTGAAAATGCTTGTATAAAAGGCTCGAAGGCCCAGATCCAGGATTTCTTATCATGGACTCAACTAACTTACGGGCTATTTGAATCTTTGGGCTTCAGTCTAGTCTCATGGGCTTCAGAGCATATACAAGAGATAGTGGAACCCACTACCCAAGGATGTCTCCTAATTACGGAAATTATAGATGAAACATTTTAGATTATACCAAAACAttacaaattaaattaatataaggGTATATATGGAATAATCCTATGATAAAAGAAGGTCTTTCATCTATGAAAGACCCATCAGCTCTTTCATGCTAGTCTCCACCTAACTTTTTATTATTTGATGGTAGACTAGTCTAATTATTTTTACTCAATCAACTTTAATTTTGCTAATGTAAGGTAATGTTCATGGTGAGAATGTGTAACAAAAATTATTATTCAGACAAAGACGTGCCCGCAACTCAAGCCGCGGAATGTTAGCCTCAGAAGAACAGCAAAATTATAATTCCAAGGTATGTATCATTTTGTATTTTGAGAATCTTGGCAAgtataaacaaaaaaataaaggcTATACCGAGTCCTTTACACGGATTCAAACATGAATATAAAGcttgcacaaaaaaaaaaaagcataaacTATATAGCTTGGTCAAAGTTGAGCATTTGGATATGTCGAAATATATATAATTCacattaaataaattaattttattataactAAAACTATACTATAGCAGCTCTTTTATGCGATTGGGCCATGGCCGCTGACCAGAGCCGAATTCATGAGTTTGTTTTGTTTATATCCAAGCCAATCAGAGCACAGTCACAACAAAATCAAAAAAGCTCCCTCCTTCTTGGTCATCTACCAATTCAAATTCAGCACCAAACACACACATTAGTCACTACATAAAGTGATAAAAGAGCTGTTGAGAGAGATTATACTTTTTTAATAGAAACCATGGAACGTTTGAGGTGGGGTGACCCTCACAATTTCAAAAACTCAGCTATTTTCAACCCTTTTGTACACACAAGAATGATTTATGAACCACTAAATAGTGCAAACACTTCAAggcaccttttttttttatttctctattttttatttctttcagtcacATAATATCATATATCACACTCATCATTTATCTTTCatctcttcttatctctctctagTGGTCTACAACTTTGAGTGATAACCGATCTTTATTCTTAATTCTTTTACACAATCCACGCTAAATAGGAAGTAGTAGATCTTGTACTAATTGATTTCACTTATAAAATATCAGTCTAAAAGGAATGATTCATTCCCCTCAATACAATAATAACTAATACGGTTTTTGGAAATGGAAAGACACGACGCAATTTGCAACCCTAGCATGCTCTGTCTTCTCTGAATTAATCAAATCACACACGGcataaaatcaaattaagaaAGTTTTAAAAACCATTAAAATAACACGCATAGTAACATGTTCTCATCTCACATTACAGCTTAGAACCAACCTCTAACGTGTAGTTCAACGCGTTTCTTCCACCATTCACTttcttacaattttttttttttaaattaagaaaagaaaTATTCTTATGTTTGTAACTTTAAATTAAACTTTTTATTTGTATTATATTATAAAACCAAGGGATGATTGGCTCAAGTGATACATGTTTGATCCTTCTTAAGTAAAGTCTCAAGTTTGAGTCTGGTCTCGTGGATAGAAAAAACCGCTGGAAGAGTTAGCTACAATATGACGTGGATATTCACGGCTCGAACAAGATTAACTCGACACCTGTCTTGcaccaaaaatatataaaaatcccATTTCTCTGTCTTGGTTCAAATTCGAATTTCATTTCAATCAAACTGGACACAACACAACGATGTTCTCGCTTCTCAAAAGACACTGTTTCTTCGGCATCGCTGTCTTAGCCATCTTCCTCCTCTCAACGCCGCCGTTTACGGCGGCCCAATCCTGCAACGGTATACTCCTCACCTACGCCTACACCGCCGGCAAGCAGTTACCGCCGAACGTCACCGACCCTGCGAAGCAGCCGTACAAGTTCGAGTCCACGCTCACCGTGCTCAACAACGGCCTCGACGAGCTCAAGTCCTGGAAGGTCTTCGTCGGGTTTCAGCACGATGAGCTCTTGGTCTCCGCCTCCAATGCGGTGCTCGCCGACGGGACTACCCTCCCCGCCGCCGTTGGCAACGGTACCGTCTTCGCCGGGTACCCCATGACCGATCTCAAGACCGCTGTGGCCACCGCCGGTGACTTGACCCAGATGCAGGCTCAGATCGACCTCGTTGGCACCGTGTTCGGGGTTGCGCCGCCGAGTATTCCTTTACCCTCGAAAATCGAGCTCGCCGTTGATGGATTTCTCTGCCGCAAAGCCACTGGTCAAGGTAACCATTGTTTTCTAACTCTGATAAGGTTCTTCTTTGTTTCTAGATCAGTGATCTTTAGGTatttggttgaattttgaattgCAATTTACTTGATCTATGAATGGATTAGAATTGGGTTTCAATGAAGTGCTGCAATTTTTGGTAATGAGTGTTGACAAGGGTGTTTTTCTGTGAATTTTAGGGAAGAATGTGACTAATATGTGTTGCACAAGAGATCCCAAGTTCAAAGCAAACATCACTACTGATGAGAAGTTTCTGCCTCGTCAAAATGGTGATCTTACTATTATGTATGATGTGATCAGAACTTATGACTCTAGTTACTGGGCTGAGGTTGCGATTGCGAACCATAACGCTCTCGGTCGCCTTGACAATTGGAGATTGAGCTGGGATTGGATGAATGATGAGTTTATAAACTCAATGAAAGGGGCTTATCCATCTGTTGTGGATGTTTCTGGCTGTGTGTTTGGTAAGCAAGGAACATTCTACCAGCAACTTGATTTTTCCACTGTGTTGAATTGTGAGAGGAGGCCAACCATAGTTGATCTTCCTCCCACTAAGTTCAATGATACAGTCCTTGGGAAAATCCCTTCTTGCTGCCGGAACGGTACCATATTGCCACCATCCATGGACCCTAGCATGTCTGTTTCAAGGTTCCAGATGGAGGTTTTCAAAATGCCGCCGGCGCTTAATCGCTCCCAGCTTTCGCCGCCCCAGAATTGGAAGATTAGCGGCACACTCAACCCTGACTACAAATGTGGCCCTCCCATGCGGGTTAGTCCCACTGAGAATCCGGATCCATCTGGGGTACCGTCGAACAAAACTGTCATGGCCAGTTGGCAGGTTGTGTGCAACATAACAACTACCAAGAGAACATCAAGCAAATGCTGTGTCTCATTTTCAGCTTATTACAATGAGTCAGTTATACCATGCAAAACTTGTGCATGTGGATGCCCCGCGAACACTGGAAGAACTTGTAGTGCTACTGCACCAGCTATGTGGCTTCCACCGGATGCTCTTCTTATTCCTTTTGAGAACCGAACTGCCAAGGCTGTTGCTTGGGCTGACCTTAAACATCTACCAGTGTCTAACCCTTTGCCCTGTAGTGATAACTGCGGCGTGAGCATCAACTGGCATTTATTCACAGACTACAGGAAAGGTTGGACTGCAAGGGTAACACTTTTTAACTGGGGTGGCACTAATTTTGCTGACTGGTTTGCTGCAGTACAAATGGACAATGCAGCTGCAGGTTTTGAGAAAATGTACTCATTCAATGCAACCCTCCTAGATGGCGTGAATAATACAATAATCATGCAAGGTTTGCCCGGATTGAACTACCTTGTAGCTGAAGCTGACGGAGCTAATCCACTGAGAGATCCTAGGGTTCCTGGTAAACAACAATCAGTAATCTCATTCACAAAGAAAGCTACTCCTGGAATCAATGTAGTTCGTGGAGATGGATTTCCCTCTAAAGTCTTCTTCAATGGAGAGGAATGCTCTCTTCCTTCAG
This window harbors:
- the LOC130711471 gene encoding leucine-rich repeat extensin-like protein 3; translation: MRILKKMKMIRLCLLLITSMVCYIHVTMGDDAVADHHHLKATSHEQIQCTMCSSCENPCNPVPSPPPPPPRPPPSTTNNCPPPPSPSTSPPTTYNYYSPPPPSQYSYSSPPPPSSSNGGSGGGGGGGGGGTYYYYPPPSSNGNYARPPPPNPIVPYFPFYFHSPPPPSAAAPSPSTASSLLCAVALSSLLLLLLV
- the LOC130711469 gene encoding COBRA-like protein 7, producing the protein MFSLLKRHCFFGIAVLAIFLLSTPPFTAAQSCNGILLTYAYTAGKQLPPNVTDPAKQPYKFESTLTVLNNGLDELKSWKVFVGFQHDELLVSASNAVLADGTTLPAAVGNGTVFAGYPMTDLKTAVATAGDLTQMQAQIDLVGTVFGVAPPSIPLPSKIELAVDGFLCRKATGQGKNVTNMCCTRDPKFKANITTDEKFLPRQNGDLTIMYDVIRTYDSSYWAEVAIANHNALGRLDNWRLSWDWMNDEFINSMKGAYPSVVDVSGCVFGKQGTFYQQLDFSTVLNCERRPTIVDLPPTKFNDTVLGKIPSCCRNGTILPPSMDPSMSVSRFQMEVFKMPPALNRSQLSPPQNWKISGTLNPDYKCGPPMRVSPTENPDPSGVPSNKTVMASWQVVCNITTTKRTSSKCCVSFSAYYNESVIPCKTCACGCPANTGRTCSATAPAMWLPPDALLIPFENRTAKAVAWADLKHLPVSNPLPCSDNCGVSINWHLFTDYRKGWTARVTLFNWGGTNFADWFAAVQMDNAAAGFEKMYSFNATLLDGVNNTIIMQGLPGLNYLVAEADGANPLRDPRVPGKQQSVISFTKKATPGINVVRGDGFPSKVFFNGEECSLPSVIPSSGFRKGFPRATLAFLTLLWIVLIR